In a genomic window of Homo sapiens chromosome 22, GRCh38.p14 Primary Assembly:
- the MGAT3 gene encoding beta-1,4-mannosyl-glycoprotein 4-beta-N-acetylglucosaminyltransferase, translating into MKMRRYKLFLMFCMAGLCLISFLHFFKTLSYVTFPRELASLSPNLVSSFFWNNAPVTPQASPEPGGPDLLRTPLYSHSPLLQPLPPSKAAEELHRVDLVLPEDTTEYFVRTKAGGVCFKPGTKMLERPPPGRPEEKPEGANGSSARRPPRYLLSARERTGGRGARRKWVECVCLPGWHGPSCGVPTVVQYSNLPTKERLVPREVPRRVINAINVNHEFDLLDVRFHELGDVVDAFVVCESNFTAYGEPRPLKFREMLTNGTFEYIRHKVLYVFLDHFPPGGRQDGWIADDYLRTFLTQDGVSRLRNLRPDDVFIIDDADEIPARDGVLFLKLYDGWTEPFAFHMRKSLYGFFWKQPGTLEVVSGCTVDMLQAVYGLDGIRLRRRQYYTMPNFRQYENRTGHILVQWSLGSPLHFAGWHCSWCFTPEGIYFKLVSAQNGDFPRWGDYEDKRDLNYIRGLIRTGGWFDGTQQEYPPADPSEHMYAPKYLLKNYDRFHYLLDNPYQEPRSTAAGGWRHRGPEGRPPARGKLDEAEV; encoded by the coding sequence ATGAAGATGAGACGCTACAAGCTCTTTCTCATGTTCTGTATGGCCGGCCTGTGCCTCATCTCCTTCCTGCACTTCTTCAAGACCCTGTCCTATGTCACCTTCCCCCGAGAACTGGCCTCCCTCAGCCCTAACCTGGTGTCCAGCTTTTTCTGGAACAATGCCCCGGTCACGCCCCAGGCCAGCCCCGAGCCAGGAGGCCCTGACCTGCTGCGTACCCCACTCTACTCCCACTCGCCCCTGCTGCAGCCGCTGCCGCCCAGCAAGGCGGCCGAGGAGCTCCACCGGGTGGACTTGGTGCTGCCCGAGGACACCACCGAGTATTTCGTGCGCACCAAGGCCGGCGGCGTCTGCTTCAAACCCGGCACCAAGATGCTGGAGAGGCCGCCCCCGGGACGGCCGGAGGAGAAGCCTGAGGGGGCCAACGGCTCCTCGGCCCGGCGGCCACCCCGGTACCTCCTGAGCGCCCGGGAGCGCACGGGGGGCCGAGGCGCCCGGCGCAAGTGGGTGGAGTGCGTGTGCCTGCCCGGCTGGCACGGACCCAGCTGCGGCGTGCCCACTGTGGTGCAGTACTCCAACCTGCCCACCAAGGAGCGGCTGGTGCCCAGGGAGGTGCCGCGCCGCGTCATCAACGCCATCAACGTCAACCACGAGTTCGACCTGCTGGACGTGCGCTTCCACGAGCTGGGCGACGTGGTGGACGCCTTTGTGGTGTGCGAGTCCAACTTCACGGCTTATGGGGAGCCGCGGCCGCTCAAGTTCCGGGAGATGCTGACCAATGGCACCTTCGAGTACATCCGCCACAAGGTGCTCTATGTCTTCCTGGACCACTTCCCGCCCGGCGGCCGGCAGGACGGCTGGATCGCCGACGACTACCTGCGCACCTTCCTCACCCAGGACGGCGTCTCGCGGCTGCGCAACCTGCGGCCCGACGACGTCTTCATCATTGACGATGCGGACGAGATCCCGGCCCGTGACGGCGTCCTTTTCCTCAAGCTCTACGATGGCTGGACCGAGCCCTTCGCCTTCCACATGCGCAAGTCGCTCTACGGCTTCTTCTGGAAGCAGCCGGGCACCCTGGAGGTGGTGTCAGGCTGCACGGTGGACATGCTGCAGGCAGTGTATGGGCTGGACGGCATCCGCCTGCGCCGCCGCCAGTACTACACCATGCCCAACTTCAGACAGTATGAGAACCGCACCGGCCACATCCTGGTGCAGTGGTCGCTGGGCAGCCCCCTGCACTTCGCCGGCTGGCACTGCTCCTGGTGCTTCACGCCCGAGGGCATCTACTTCAAGCTCGTGTCCGCCCAGAATGGCGACTTCCCACGCTGGGGTGACTACGAGGACAAGCGGGACCTGAACTACATCCGCGGCCTGATCCGCACCGGGGGCTGGTTCGACGGCACGCAGCAGGAGTACCCGCCTGCAGACCCCAGCGAGCACATGTATGCGCCCAAGTACCTGCTGAAGAACTACGACCGGTTCCACTACCTGCTGGACAACCCCTACCAGGAGCCCAGGAGCACGGCGGCGGGCGGGTGGCGCCACAGGGGTCCCGAGGGAAGGCCGCCCGCCCGGGGCAAACTGGACGAGGCGGAAGTCTAG